A single genomic interval of Streptomyces sp. BA2 harbors:
- a CDS encoding response regulator transcription factor: protein MTGTAEAPVRIVLADDERMVRTALRVILSAEPDLEVVGEAASGAEAVSVVRETKPDVVLMDVRMPEIDGIRATEQILRTQADPPRIVVVTTFENDSYVYEALRAGASGFLLKRADADSLVQAVRLVARSDSLLFPAAVRALAAEHARAKPAPPAWVARLTGRESEVLRLMAAGLTNAEIAGRMGVGPATVKTHVAGVLAKTGARDRTQAVIAAYEAGFMNTD, encoded by the coding sequence ATGACCGGGACAGCCGAGGCCCCCGTCCGCATCGTGCTCGCCGACGACGAGCGCATGGTGCGCACCGCCCTGCGCGTGATCCTCTCCGCCGAGCCCGACCTGGAGGTCGTCGGCGAGGCGGCGAGCGGCGCGGAGGCGGTGTCCGTCGTGCGCGAGACGAAGCCGGACGTGGTGCTCATGGACGTACGCATGCCGGAGATCGACGGCATCCGGGCCACGGAGCAGATCCTGCGGACGCAGGCCGACCCGCCGCGCATCGTGGTCGTGACGACCTTCGAGAACGACTCCTACGTGTACGAGGCGCTGCGCGCCGGGGCCTCCGGGTTCCTGCTCAAGCGGGCCGACGCGGACTCGCTCGTGCAGGCGGTGCGGCTCGTGGCGCGGAGCGACTCGCTGCTCTTCCCCGCGGCGGTGCGCGCCCTGGCCGCCGAGCACGCGCGCGCGAAGCCCGCCCCGCCGGCCTGGGTGGCGAGGCTGACGGGGCGCGAGAGCGAGGTGCTGCGGCTGATGGCGGCGGGCCTGACCAACGCGGAGATCGCGGGCCGGATGGGCGTGGGCCCGGCGACGGTGAAGACGCACGTGGCCGGGGTGCTCGCCAAGACGGGGGCGCGGGACCGCACGCAGGCGGTGATCGCGGCGTACGAGGCGGGCTTCATGAACACCGACTGA
- a CDS encoding GNAT family N-acetyltransferase: protein MDVTLRPVHDSDLPVFYRQMNDPESNHVAAFTSPKTADWTLFEAHWKGLRESADVVARTVLADSDVVGSAAVYGEPGEREVTYWIDRYYWGRGLATAALRALLAEVPERPLYARAAADNAGSLRVLEKCGFRVTARASGFAHARGAEIAEDVLVLEG from the coding sequence ATGGATGTCACTCTGCGCCCGGTCCACGACAGCGATCTCCCGGTCTTCTACCGGCAGATGAACGATCCCGAGTCGAACCACGTCGCCGCGTTCACCTCGCCGAAGACGGCGGACTGGACGCTCTTTGAAGCCCACTGGAAGGGGCTTCGGGAGTCGGCCGACGTCGTCGCGCGCACGGTCCTCGCGGACAGTGACGTGGTGGGGAGCGCGGCGGTGTACGGAGAGCCCGGCGAGCGGGAGGTCACGTACTGGATCGACCGCTACTACTGGGGCCGGGGCCTCGCCACGGCCGCCTTGCGTGCGCTCCTTGCGGAGGTGCCGGAGCGTCCGCTGTACGCGCGGGCGGCGGCGGACAATGCGGGGTCCCTGCGGGTGCTTGAGAAGTGCGGCTTCCGGGTCACGGCCCGGGCCAGTGGGTTCGCGCATGCGCGGGGGGCGGAGATCGCCGAGGACGTGCTTGTGCTGGAGGGCTGA
- a CDS encoding IclR family transcriptional regulator encodes MSAGETGGAQVKSAVRTVELLEYFAGRPGMHSLAAVQEAVGYPKSSLYMLLRTLVELGWVETDATGTRYGIGVRALLVGTSYIDGDEVVAAARPTLDRLSDDTTETIHLARLDGTNVVYLATRQSQHYLRPFTRVGRRLPAHSTSLGKALLATHTDEQVRKMLPETLPALTEHTITDREKLIEELRTVREQGFAVDREENTLGLRCFGVAIPYRTPARDAISCSVPVARLTPAHEQMVKDALFDARDRLTLATRRL; translated from the coding sequence ATGTCGGCTGGCGAGACTGGCGGGGCACAGGTCAAGTCCGCTGTGCGGACGGTGGAGTTGCTCGAATATTTCGCGGGACGTCCCGGAATGCACTCTTTGGCCGCCGTCCAGGAAGCCGTCGGGTATCCCAAGTCCAGCCTCTACATGCTCCTTCGTACGCTGGTGGAGCTGGGCTGGGTCGAGACGGACGCGACGGGCACGCGGTACGGGATCGGGGTGCGGGCCCTGCTGGTCGGCACCTCGTACATCGACGGTGACGAGGTGGTGGCGGCGGCGCGGCCGACGCTCGACCGCCTCTCGGACGACACCACGGAGACGATCCACCTGGCGCGCCTCGACGGCACGAACGTCGTCTACCTGGCCACGCGCCAGTCGCAGCACTACCTGCGGCCCTTCACTCGGGTGGGCCGCCGCCTTCCCGCCCACTCGACGTCCCTGGGCAAGGCGCTGCTCGCCACCCACACCGACGAGCAGGTCCGCAAGATGCTTCCGGAGACGCTGCCCGCGCTGACCGAGCACACGATCACCGACCGCGAGAAGCTGATCGAGGAGCTGCGCACGGTCCGCGAGCAGGGCTTCGCCGTGGACCGCGAGGAGAACACGCTCGGCCTGCGCTGCTTCGGCGTCGCGATCCCGTACCGCACGCCGGCGCGGGACGCGATCAGCTGCTCCGTACCGGTGGCACGGCTGACGCCCGCGCACGAACAGATGGTGAAGGACGCGTTGTTCGACGCGCGGGACCGACTGACACTGGCAACTCGTAGGCTCTGA
- a CDS encoding GlxA family transcriptional regulator, whose translation MRRPKPAHRSKPAQRPPHRVAVIAPSPVSMFNLAIPEMLFEKVEVDGGPGYEVVVCTPQPGTIATTGGLSLQVEHGLDAVRDADTLLVAGTGHRYEPDPRTVAAVREAAEAGRRIASICSGAFVLAEAGLLDGRSATTYWQLAEELRSRYPALDLKGDVLYVEDGQVMTSSGYAAGIDLCLHIIRTDYGAAVANQVARAALVAPVRPGGQTQFTQTPLPPERGEACADTRGWAMRHLDEPLTLADLARQAGVSVRTLTRRFHAESGVSPLQWLLHQRIERAKELLETTSLSMDQVARACGLGTADSLRGHLVRRTGLTPSAYRAQFSRLGTQSVRNTSIAA comes from the coding sequence ATGCGCCGCCCGAAGCCCGCCCACCGGTCGAAGCCCGCCCAGCGGCCGCCCCACCGCGTCGCCGTCATCGCGCCCTCGCCCGTATCGATGTTCAACCTCGCGATCCCCGAGATGCTCTTCGAGAAGGTCGAGGTGGACGGTGGACCCGGGTACGAGGTGGTCGTCTGCACCCCGCAGCCCGGCACCATCGCCACCACCGGCGGGCTCAGCCTCCAGGTGGAGCACGGGCTCGACGCAGTGCGCGACGCCGACACCCTCCTCGTCGCGGGCACCGGACACCGCTACGAGCCCGACCCGCGGACCGTCGCCGCCGTCCGCGAGGCCGCCGAAGCGGGCCGGCGCATCGCGTCCATCTGCAGCGGTGCCTTCGTGCTCGCGGAGGCGGGACTGCTCGACGGGCGCAGCGCCACCACGTACTGGCAGCTCGCCGAGGAGCTGCGCAGCCGCTACCCCGCGCTCGACCTCAAGGGAGACGTCCTCTACGTGGAGGACGGGCAGGTCATGACGTCCTCCGGGTACGCGGCGGGGATCGACCTGTGCCTGCACATCATCCGCACCGACTACGGGGCTGCCGTCGCCAACCAGGTGGCAAGGGCCGCGCTCGTCGCCCCCGTACGGCCCGGCGGCCAGACCCAGTTCACCCAGACCCCGCTCCCTCCCGAGCGCGGCGAGGCCTGCGCCGACACCCGGGGCTGGGCCATGCGCCACCTCGACGAGCCGCTCACGCTCGCCGACCTCGCACGGCAGGCGGGCGTCAGCGTGCGCACCCTCACCCGGCGCTTCCACGCGGAGAGCGGGGTGAGCCCGCTGCAGTGGCTGCTCCACCAGCGCATCGAGCGGGCCAAGGAGCTCCTGGAGACGACCTCGCTCTCCATGGACCAGGTGGCGCGGGCCTGCGGGCTCGGCACCGCCGACTCGCTCCGCGGCCACCTGGTGCGCCGCACCGGGCTCACGCCGAGCGCCTACCGCGCCCAGTTCAGCCGCCTCGGAACTCAAAGCGTCCGGAACACGTCTATCGCAGCGTGA
- a CDS encoding sensor histidine kinase — protein MKASTAALTALSVLFGRRARRRWIHLILGGALAMPYVFVGSVIVGPLLGDDILLGSLTAQLGAFVVGLPLAAITALFPLTRPMSVAAVRALCDVPGDALADGPARSRQARGRTVGWFTLHLGFGGIISGMSLALPPFAAVLVAVPFAAVLWDSRMGMPEVFGEGWMLALSPVIGILSLVALAGCAAAAGGLLARWAPELLGPSPADRLAAAEQRAADLAVRNRLARELHDSVGHALSAVTLQASAARRVLDHDPEFVRDALAAIEETTRRTVGELDAVLGVLREGGGDQAGPTAPAPTLAADLDGLLKRTRAGGLRVRATVELGPEGPDALPPMVSREAYRIVQESLSNALRHAGPDAPVTLRIAVDDIDLEIIAENPLPDGAPASRPGGGHGLRGITDRARLLGGTVRAGPADGVWRVDVRLPLKGPA, from the coding sequence GTGAAGGCTTCCACGGCAGCCCTGACGGCTCTGTCGGTCCTGTTCGGGCGGCGGGCGCGGCGTCGGTGGATCCATCTGATCCTCGGCGGCGCCCTCGCCATGCCGTACGTCTTCGTGGGCTCGGTCATCGTCGGGCCGCTGCTCGGCGACGACATCCTCCTCGGCTCGCTGACCGCTCAACTCGGCGCGTTCGTCGTGGGGTTGCCGCTCGCCGCGATCACCGCGCTGTTCCCGCTCACGCGGCCCATGTCGGTGGCCGCCGTGCGCGCGCTGTGCGACGTGCCGGGTGACGCGCTCGCCGACGGGCCCGCGCGGTCCCGGCAGGCGCGCGGACGCACCGTCGGGTGGTTCACACTGCACCTCGGGTTCGGCGGGATCATCAGCGGAATGTCCCTCGCGCTACCGCCGTTCGCCGCGGTGCTTGTCGCGGTGCCGTTCGCGGCGGTGCTGTGGGACAGCCGGATGGGCATGCCCGAAGTCTTCGGCGAGGGCTGGATGCTGGCGCTCTCCCCGGTCATCGGGATCCTCTCCCTCGTCGCGCTCGCGGGGTGCGCGGCGGCGGCCGGCGGCCTGCTCGCGCGCTGGGCGCCCGAACTCCTCGGGCCGTCGCCCGCCGACCGGCTCGCGGCGGCCGAGCAGCGCGCCGCGGACCTCGCCGTACGCAACCGCCTCGCGCGGGAGCTGCACGACTCGGTGGGCCACGCGTTGAGCGCGGTCACCCTCCAGGCGAGCGCCGCCCGCAGGGTCCTCGACCACGACCCGGAGTTCGTCCGCGATGCCCTTGCCGCCATCGAGGAGACGACCCGGCGCACGGTGGGCGAACTCGACGCGGTCCTCGGGGTGTTGCGGGAGGGCGGCGGCGACCAGGCAGGTCCGACCGCTCCCGCCCCCACCCTCGCCGCCGACCTCGACGGGCTCCTCAAGCGCACCCGCGCGGGCGGCCTGCGGGTGCGGGCCACGGTCGAGCTCGGCCCCGAGGGCCCGGACGCCCTGCCCCCGATGGTGTCCCGCGAGGCCTACCGCATCGTCCAGGAGAGCCTGAGCAACGCGCTGCGGCACGCGGGCCCCGACGCCCCGGTGACCCTGAGGATCGCCGTGGACGACATCGACCTGGAGATCATCGCGGAGAACCCGCTGCCCGACGGCGCCCCCGCGTCCCGCCCCGGCGGCGGCCACGGCCTGCGCGGCATCACCGACCGGGCCAGGCTCCTCGGCGGCACCGTGCGGGCAGGCCCCGCCGACGGGGTGTGGCGCGTGGACGTACGACTCCCCCTGAAGGGGCCCGCATGA
- a CDS encoding MFS transporter: protein MATNDLTEGSRPTGRLTQQAQQAPHPVPGRDDKRRTSPGLTLTAAMLGFALITLDASVVNVALPAIGDSLGGGMSGLQWVVDAYTLAFAALMLSTGALSDRIGATRAYAIGITVFTAASVACGLAPSLPVLIGARVVQGVAAAVVLPASLSLVRQAYSDAAKRARAVALWAAGGSVAVALGPVAGGALTTAWDWSGIFFINVPLGAVALVLLLRAPRSERRPAPLDVPGQLLAVLTLTALTFAVIEGGTTGLFALVVAVAAGVAFLRTEARQAHPVVPLGLFRDRTVAITVAAGAACSVAFYGLVFVFSLFFQEVQGRSALWAGLMFLPMTGLIAVTNVVAGKLAARVGPRTPMLAGQAVAVLGLLALLFADASTPALGLAFLMVPLALGCALTIPPLTAAMMEAVPADRAGLAAGVLNSARQVSGGLGIAAFGGLVAGDFVSGMRVSLLIAAGLLAVTGVATLGLRRGR from the coding sequence ATGGCAACGAACGACCTCACCGAAGGCTCCCGCCCCACAGGGCGGTTGACGCAGCAGGCGCAGCAGGCACCCCACCCCGTGCCCGGCCGCGACGACAAGCGCCGGACGTCCCCCGGCCTCACTCTCACGGCCGCCATGCTCGGCTTCGCCCTGATCACGCTCGACGCCTCCGTGGTGAACGTGGCGCTGCCCGCGATCGGCGACTCGCTGGGCGGCGGCATGTCCGGGCTCCAGTGGGTCGTGGACGCCTACACCCTCGCCTTCGCCGCCCTGATGCTCTCCACCGGCGCGCTCTCCGACCGGATCGGCGCGACCCGGGCGTACGCGATCGGCATCACGGTGTTCACGGCCGCCTCGGTGGCGTGCGGGCTCGCACCGTCGCTGCCCGTCCTGATCGGCGCGCGGGTGGTGCAGGGCGTGGCGGCCGCGGTGGTGCTGCCCGCCTCGCTCTCCCTCGTGCGCCAGGCCTACTCCGACGCGGCCAAGCGGGCGCGCGCGGTGGCCCTCTGGGCGGCGGGCGGTTCGGTCGCGGTGGCCCTCGGCCCGGTCGCGGGCGGTGCGTTGACCACGGCGTGGGACTGGAGCGGCATCTTCTTCATCAACGTACCGCTGGGCGCGGTGGCGCTGGTCCTGCTGCTGCGGGCCCCGCGCTCGGAGCGGCGGCCCGCGCCCCTGGACGTGCCGGGGCAGCTGCTCGCGGTCCTGACGCTGACGGCCCTGACCTTCGCCGTCATCGAGGGCGGTACGACGGGTCTGTTCGCCCTGGTCGTCGCGGTGGCGGCGGGCGTGGCGTTCCTGCGGACGGAGGCGCGGCAGGCGCACCCGGTGGTGCCGCTGGGTCTCTTCCGTGACCGCACGGTCGCTATCACCGTCGCGGCAGGGGCCGCGTGCAGCGTCGCCTTCTACGGTCTCGTCTTCGTCTTCAGCCTCTTCTTCCAGGAGGTGCAGGGGCGTTCGGCGCTGTGGGCCGGACTGATGTTCCTGCCGATGACCGGGCTCATCGCGGTCACGAACGTCGTGGCGGGGAAGCTGGCGGCGCGGGTCGGTCCGCGGACGCCGATGCTGGCGGGGCAGGCGGTCGCCGTACTGGGCCTGCTGGCGCTCTTGTTCGCCGACGCATCGACGCCTGCGCTCGGCCTCGCGTTCCTCATGGTGCCGCTGGCCCTGGGGTGCGCGCTGACCATTCCGCCGCTCACCGCGGCGATGATGGAGGCGGTGCCCGCTGACCGGGCAGGCCTGGCCGCGGGGGTCCTCAACTCGGCCCGCCAGGTGTCGGGCGGCCTGGGAATCGCGGCCTTCGGGGGCTTGGTGGCGGGGGACTTCGTCTCGGGGATGCGGGTGAGTCTGCTGATCGCGGCGGGGCTGCTGGCGGTGACGGGGGTGGCGACGCTGGGCTTGCGGCGCGGACGCTGA
- a CDS encoding DsbA family oxidoreductase, with amino-acid sequence MRVEIWSDIACPWCYVGKARFEKALAAFPHRDDVEVVHRSFELDSSRAKGDSGLVIPMLAKKYGMSEEQAQEAERNLGVNASSEGLDYLTEGRDHGSTFDMHRLLHFAKEQGRQDELLGLLYRANFAEERSVFDDDERLVELAVAAGLDADASRAVLADPSRYADDVRTDEREAAELGANGVPFFVLDRKYGVSGAQPADVFTQALEQAWDSRSPLTTLADGDACGPDGCAVPQA; translated from the coding sequence ATGCGCGTCGAGATCTGGAGCGACATCGCCTGCCCCTGGTGCTACGTGGGCAAGGCCCGCTTCGAGAAGGCACTCGCCGCCTTCCCGCACCGCGACGACGTCGAGGTGGTGCACCGCTCCTTCGAGCTCGACTCCTCGCGCGCCAAGGGCGACAGCGGGCTCGTGATCCCGATGCTCGCCAAGAAGTACGGCATGAGCGAGGAGCAGGCCCAGGAGGCCGAGCGGAACCTCGGCGTGAACGCCTCATCCGAAGGCCTCGACTACCTCACCGAGGGCCGCGACCACGGCAGCACCTTCGACATGCACCGCCTCCTGCACTTCGCCAAGGAACAGGGCAGGCAGGACGAGCTGCTCGGGCTCCTCTACCGGGCCAACTTCGCCGAGGAGCGCTCCGTCTTCGACGACGACGAGCGCCTCGTGGAGCTCGCCGTCGCGGCCGGTCTCGACGCGGACGCGTCCCGCGCGGTGCTCGCCGACCCGTCCCGCTACGCCGACGACGTACGCACCGACGAGCGCGAGGCCGCCGAGCTCGGCGCGAACGGCGTGCCGTTCTTCGTCCTCGACCGCAAGTACGGCGTCTCCGGAGCCCAGCCCGCCGACGTCTTCACGCAGGCTCTGGAGCAGGCGTGGGACAGCCGCTCACCGCTCACCACGCTCGCGGACGGCGACGCCTGCGGCCCCGACGGCTGCGCCGTCCCGCAGGCCTGA
- a CDS encoding GNAT family N-acetyltransferase — protein MPTVIRSAVTADAPALAALHARARATYYPEGLPDEAVDGTAMWQAGIERRGGHVLCAVREGLIVGLASFRTPEGEAADTVVLFQFHVDPDHWRAGVGADLHAACVEEWRADGIREASLDVHRENRRAQAFYVRHGWRPEDPGEGASTHLRMRLCLTDLPAGE, from the coding sequence ATGCCGACCGTCATACGCAGCGCCGTCACCGCCGACGCCCCGGCCCTCGCGGCCCTGCACGCCCGCGCCCGGGCCACGTACTACCCCGAGGGGCTGCCGGACGAAGCCGTCGACGGGACGGCGATGTGGCAGGCGGGCATCGAGCGCCGCGGCGGGCATGTGCTGTGCGCGGTCCGCGAGGGCCTGATCGTGGGCCTCGCGTCGTTCCGTACGCCGGAAGGCGAGGCCGCGGACACGGTGGTGCTGTTTCAGTTCCACGTCGATCCTGACCACTGGAGGGCGGGCGTCGGCGCGGACCTGCACGCCGCGTGCGTGGAGGAGTGGCGGGCCGACGGCATCCGGGAGGCCTCCCTGGACGTCCACCGCGAGAACCGCCGGGCCCAGGCCTTCTACGTACGCCACGGCTGGCGGCCCGAGGACCCGGGCGAGGGCGCGAGCACTCACCTGCGGATGCGGCTGTGCCTGACGGACCTGCCCGCCGGGGAATGA
- a CDS encoding DUF1349 domain-containing protein produces MDVNIPELPFSLRTYGPDGNWSYEDGVLTGWAGCRQDRFVPPTGEALDPASDAPRLLGAPEGDFQLIARVTVGFAAAFDAGVLYLHVGDREWAKLCLERSPDEATVCTVVTRGRSDDANAFVVDGSSVWLRISRTGSAFAFHASLDGKRWTFVRIFSLGEEKTAGAALVGFMAQSPVGEGCVVTYDGIEFRPNWPQGLRDGS; encoded by the coding sequence ATGGACGTCAACATCCCCGAACTGCCCTTCTCCCTGCGCACGTACGGCCCCGACGGCAACTGGTCCTACGAGGACGGTGTGCTCACCGGCTGGGCGGGCTGCCGGCAGGACCGCTTCGTGCCGCCGACGGGCGAGGCGCTCGACCCCGCGTCGGACGCGCCTCGCCTCCTCGGCGCGCCCGAGGGCGACTTCCAGCTGATCGCGCGGGTGACGGTCGGTTTCGCGGCGGCGTTCGACGCGGGCGTGCTGTACCTGCACGTGGGCGACCGGGAGTGGGCCAAGCTCTGCCTGGAGCGGTCGCCGGACGAGGCGACGGTCTGCACGGTCGTCACCCGCGGCCGCTCCGACGACGCGAATGCGTTCGTGGTGGACGGCAGCAGCGTCTGGCTCCGCATCAGCCGCACGGGCTCGGCGTTCGCGTTCCACGCGTCACTGGACGGCAAGCGGTGGACGTTCGTCAGGATCTTCTCCCTCGGCGAGGAGAAGACGGCGGGCGCGGCGCTGGTGGGGTTCATGGCGCAGTCGCCGGTGGGGGAGGGGTGCGTGGTGACGTACGACGGAATCGAGTTCCGTCCGAACTGGCCCCAGGGCCTCAGGGACGGGTCGTAA
- a CDS encoding aldehyde dehydrogenase family protein: MAATPVWSVDPRTGKQREQVAVEATAQEVDETVRAALAAQDALADRTVRAAFLRSAAELLDAAKDHLVEAADAETALGPVRLTGELARTCFQLRAFADVVDEGGFLGVVIDHPDSSATPPIPDLRRYKIPLGVVAVYSASNFPFAFSVPGGDTASALAAGCPVVVKAHPDHPATSELVAATLRRAAARHDIPEGVVGLVHGFDAGVELVKHPLVSGAGFTGSIRGGRALFDAAAARPVPIPFHGELGSLNPVVVTEAAAVERAEEIGAGLAGSMTLGVGQFCVKPGLVFAPAGAGGDRLLKSLTEAVSDTEAGVLLDHRMRDNFVAGVRERGELPDVDAPVTPGAGSEHTVSAGFLTVPAAKLAAEGEHDLLLEECFGPVTVVARYEDDAEITAALARLSGNLTATVQLSAEEAAGEGRGAALLAELTPLAGRVLVNGWPTGVAVAPAQHHGGPYPATTSTSTSVGGTAIERWLRPVAYQNTPAALLPPELRDDNPLGLPRRYDGRLEH, encoded by the coding sequence GTGGCAGCAACACCAGTCTGGAGTGTCGACCCCCGAACCGGGAAGCAGCGCGAACAGGTTGCGGTCGAGGCCACAGCCCAAGAGGTGGACGAGACGGTACGCGCCGCCCTCGCCGCCCAGGACGCCCTCGCCGACCGCACCGTACGCGCCGCCTTCCTGCGCTCCGCGGCCGAACTGCTCGACGCGGCCAAGGACCACCTGGTGGAGGCCGCGGACGCGGAGACCGCGCTCGGTCCCGTCCGGCTCACCGGTGAACTCGCCCGCACCTGCTTCCAGTTGCGGGCCTTCGCCGATGTCGTCGACGAGGGCGGGTTCCTCGGCGTCGTCATCGACCACCCCGACAGCAGCGCTACGCCGCCCATCCCGGACCTGCGGCGCTACAAGATCCCGCTGGGCGTCGTGGCCGTCTACTCCGCGTCCAACTTCCCCTTCGCCTTCTCCGTCCCCGGCGGCGACACCGCGAGCGCGCTCGCCGCGGGCTGCCCCGTGGTCGTCAAGGCGCACCCGGACCACCCGGCCACCTCCGAGCTGGTGGCCGCGACGCTGCGGCGGGCCGCGGCCAGGCACGACATCCCCGAGGGCGTCGTCGGCCTCGTGCACGGCTTCGACGCGGGAGTCGAGCTCGTCAAGCACCCGCTCGTGTCCGGCGCGGGCTTCACGGGCTCGATCCGCGGCGGCCGCGCCCTCTTCGACGCGGCGGCGGCGCGCCCCGTGCCGATCCCCTTCCACGGTGAGCTCGGCTCCCTCAACCCGGTCGTCGTGACCGAGGCCGCCGCGGTCGAGCGCGCGGAGGAGATCGGAGCGGGCCTCGCGGGCTCGATGACGCTCGGCGTGGGCCAGTTCTGCGTCAAGCCCGGCCTGGTCTTCGCGCCGGCGGGCGCGGGCGGCGACCGGCTCCTGAAGTCCCTGACGGAGGCCGTCAGTGACACCGAGGCCGGGGTGCTCCTCGACCACCGGATGCGGGACAACTTCGTGGCGGGCGTGCGCGAGCGCGGCGAACTGCCGGACGTGGACGCGCCGGTGACGCCGGGCGCGGGCAGCGAGCACACGGTGAGCGCGGGCTTCCTGACGGTCCCCGCGGCGAAGCTCGCCGCCGAGGGCGAGCACGATCTGCTCCTGGAGGAGTGCTTCGGCCCGGTGACGGTCGTCGCGCGCTACGAGGACGACGCGGAGATCACCGCCGCCCTCGCCCGGCTCTCCGGCAACCTCACGGCCACGGTGCAGCTGTCCGCCGAGGAGGCCGCGGGCGAGGGGCGTGGGGCCGCGCTGCTCGCCGAACTGACGCCGCTGGCCGGGCGCGTGCTGGTCAACGGCTGGCCGACCGGGGTCGCGGTGGCGCCCGCGCAGCACCACGGCGGGCCGTACCCCGCGACGACGTCCACCTCAACCTCCGTGGGCGGTACGGCGATCGAGCGCTGGCTGCGCCCTGTCGCGTACCAGAACACGCCTGCCGCACTGCTGCCGCCCGAGCTGCGGGACGACAACCCGCTGGGGCTGCCGCGGCGCTACGACGGGCGCCTGGAACACTGA
- a CDS encoding peptidoglycan D,D-transpeptidase FtsI family protein: protein MNKTIRQASVFTLLLVVALLVRATWVQFYDSKALADDKLNRRNAIEQYANPLGDIIVGGDAVTGSERTKGGDLKYKRTYKDGDLYSSVTGYSSQVYGATQLEGIYKDVLDGTDNRLKNPLDTVTNKRADPGDVITTIDPAVQKAAYKSLGDKKGAAVAVDPKTGKILGMVSTPSYDPSDISGSTDSKEWQALLKDKEKPMVNRALRQPLPPGSTFKLVVAAAALEDGLYGSADTRTDSPNPYTLPGTRTVLKNESASAPCEDASIRTALQYSCNNVFAKLAVDLGQDKVKAMAEKMGFNTEKLDVPVRASESVYPSDMDKAQTALTGIGQFDVTATPLQMSMVTGAIANGGELVSPHMVSQITDSNGDALESFDDADSERVMSEDTASQLQSAMETVVEKGTGTNAQISGADVGGKTGTAQHGENNSKTPYAWFTSYAKGSDGKEVAVAVIVESSDAARSEVSGNGLAAPIAKAMMSAALTS, encoded by the coding sequence ATGAACAAGACGATCAGGCAAGCCTCGGTCTTCACGCTGCTGCTCGTGGTCGCCCTCCTGGTGCGGGCGACGTGGGTGCAGTTCTACGACTCGAAGGCTCTCGCGGACGACAAGCTGAACCGGCGCAACGCGATCGAGCAGTACGCGAACCCGCTGGGCGACATCATCGTGGGCGGTGACGCCGTCACCGGCTCCGAGCGGACGAAGGGCGGCGACCTCAAGTACAAGCGCACCTACAAGGACGGCGACCTGTACTCGTCCGTCACGGGCTACAGCTCGCAGGTGTACGGAGCCACGCAGCTGGAGGGCATCTACAAGGACGTCCTCGACGGCACCGACAACCGGCTGAAGAACCCGCTGGACACGGTCACCAACAAGCGAGCCGATCCGGGTGACGTGATCACGACGATCGACCCGGCGGTGCAGAAGGCCGCGTACAAGTCGCTCGGCGACAAGAAGGGCGCGGCGGTCGCCGTCGACCCGAAGACGGGCAAGATCCTCGGCATGGTGTCGACTCCTTCGTACGACCCCTCCGACATCAGCGGTTCCACGGACTCCAAGGAGTGGCAGGCGCTCCTGAAGGACAAGGAGAAGCCGATGGTCAACCGCGCGCTGCGGCAGCCGCTGCCGCCGGGTTCGACGTTCAAGCTGGTCGTCGCGGCGGCGGCCCTGGAGGACGGGCTCTACGGCTCGGCGGACACCAGGACCGACAGCCCGAACCCGTACACGCTGCCCGGCACGAGGACGGTCCTGAAGAACGAGAGCGCGAGCGCTCCCTGCGAGGACGCCTCGATCCGTACGGCGCTGCAGTACTCGTGCAACAACGTCTTCGCGAAGCTGGCCGTCGACCTGGGCCAGGACAAGGTCAAGGCGATGGCCGAGAAGATGGGCTTCAACACGGAGAAGCTGGACGTGCCGGTGCGGGCGTCCGAGAGCGTGTACCCGTCGGACATGGACAAGGCCCAGACGGCGCTGACCGGCATCGGCCAGTTCGACGTGACGGCGACGCCGTTGCAGATGTCGATGGTCACCGGGGCGATCGCCAACGGCGGTGAACTGGTCTCGCCGCACATGGTGTCCCAGATCACCGACTCGAACGGCGATGCGCTCGAATCGTTCGACGACGCGGACTCCGAGCGTGTGATGAGCGAGGACACGGCGAGCCAGCTGCAGTCGGCGATGGAGACGGTCGTCGAGAAGGGCACGGGCACGAACGCGCAGATCAGCGGCGCGGACGTGGGCGGAAAGACGGGCACGGCCCAGCACGGCGAGAACAACAGCAAGACGCCGTACGCCTGGTTCACCTCGTACGCCAAGGGCAGCGACGGCAAGGAGGTCGCGGTGGCGGTCATCGTCGAGTCCTCGGACGCGGCGAGGTCGGAGGTGAGCGGCAACGGCCTGGCGGCGCCGATCGCGAAGGCGATGATGTCAGCGGCGCTCACGTCGTGA